Proteins encoded within one genomic window of Acidimicrobiales bacterium:
- a CDS encoding nitroreductase family deazaflavin-dependent oxidoreductase — MPSDGFLKAMNGVHKGLLRFSGGRLGWTAADMPVLELTTTGRRSGRSRSVMLTSPHRDGDRIVIVASKGGEDTHPAWFLNLRENPQVVVSMKGAPGVPMLARVTSREERERLWPIVAEKYANYAGYQEKTDREIPLVLLEPAG, encoded by the coding sequence ATGCCGAGCGACGGATTCCTGAAGGCGATGAACGGGGTACACAAGGGCCTGCTGAGATTCAGCGGTGGGAGACTCGGATGGACGGCGGCGGACATGCCGGTGTTGGAGTTGACCACCACCGGTCGCAGGTCGGGTCGGTCGCGGTCGGTCATGCTCACCTCACCACACCGCGACGGCGACCGGATCGTGATCGTCGCCTCCAAGGGCGGAGAGGACACGCATCCGGCCTGGTTCCTGAACCTGCGGGAGAACCCGCAGGTGGTGGTCTCCATGAAGGGCGCACCGGGCGTCCCGATGCTCGCCAGGGTCACCTCCCGGGAGGAACGGGAGCGACTCTGGCCGATCGTTGCCGAAAAGTACGCCAACTACGCCGGCTACCAGGAGAAGACCGATCGGGAGATCCCGCTGGTCCTGCTCGAACCGGCGGGCTGA
- a CDS encoding dienelactone hydrolase family protein has translation MDGADRFRDRTVTLGGVTGQNLEIPSANPVNYHQAVNDPGGCEPLLADGKLFLPPADGPLPLVMVVPGSLGVGENHLAHAETLLEVGYAAFVLDPFGPRSVVSTVANQTHYSFAASAFDVLATLRVLADHDAIDADLISAQGHSRGGSAVLTAAVRSFADPIVGDGLALAGVYAVYPWCGHQFARPDVGTTRVRAIVGDRDDWLSVQQVQAQVQAIRLVGGDASVRVVGGAWHSFDRSEELHDMPEASVAPGAPTTYIDGDGAMIDPRTGRPDASICDLDMFMVAIDAGFGRWGAHIGSIGDQPEIFRQDMLAFHASVLDGPQGKG, from the coding sequence ATGGATGGTGCTGACAGGTTCCGGGACCGGACGGTCACCCTTGGCGGGGTGACCGGCCAGAACCTCGAGATACCAAGCGCCAACCCCGTCAACTATCACCAGGCTGTCAACGATCCCGGTGGCTGCGAGCCACTGCTGGCCGACGGCAAGCTGTTCCTGCCGCCGGCCGACGGACCCCTGCCGTTGGTGATGGTCGTGCCCGGCAGCCTGGGGGTGGGCGAGAACCACCTGGCACATGCGGAGACCCTGTTGGAGGTCGGCTACGCCGCCTTCGTGCTCGACCCGTTCGGACCCCGGTCGGTCGTGTCGACGGTCGCCAACCAGACCCACTACTCGTTCGCGGCCAGCGCCTTCGACGTGCTGGCGACACTCCGGGTCCTGGCCGACCACGACGCCATCGACGCCGACCTCATCTCCGCCCAGGGCCACAGCAGGGGAGGCTCGGCCGTGCTGACCGCCGCCGTCCGCAGCTTCGCCGACCCGATCGTGGGCGACGGCCTGGCCCTGGCCGGGGTGTACGCCGTATACCCGTGGTGTGGACACCAGTTCGCCCGGCCGGACGTCGGCACGACCCGGGTGAGGGCCATCGTCGGCGACCGGGATGACTGGCTCTCGGTCCAGCAGGTCCAGGCGCAGGTTCAGGCCATCAGGCTGGTCGGCGGCGACGCCTCGGTGCGGGTCGTGGGAGGGGCGTGGCACAGCTTCGACCGCTCCGAGGAACTACACGACATGCCGGAGGCGAGCGTCGCCCCCGGGGCTCCCACCACCTACATCGACGGCGACGGCGCCATGATCGACCCCCGAACGGGCAGGCCGGACGCCTCCATTTGCGACCTGGACATGTTCATGGTTGCCATCGACGCCGGCTTCGGCCGGTGGGGCGCCCACATCGGCAGCATCGGCGACCAGCCCGAGATCTTCAGGCAGGACATGCTGGCCTTTCACGCCTCGGTGCTGGATGGCCCTCAGGGGAAGGGGTAG
- a CDS encoding amidase: MTWQGDVVSLVEAFRNGGRSPVDEAEATLAAIEASDLNAFSFVDADGVMERAATADVSLPLGGVPIGVKELHQVAGWPDTDASLLFAERYADHDTTMVARLRAAGANLVGLTTASEFGGLNCSTTKLNGITRNPWDRAATPGGSSGGSAAAVAGGLVPIATGGDGGGSIRIPAGFCGLVGMKGTAGRIPRGPHTTIGPMTVVSGCLARSVRDAARWYDVCAGFDPRDPYSLPAENDWEAGLDSTDLRGLRAVISPDLGSAIISDTVRARVQESGEALAASTGLDLVDVEVSLPSITWEWAVANQVGLVREVGDLWPDCEEQMTKSMAFGVRMGIERFDIEVAGRVEAARTEANRRMADLFDSVDVVICASNPDVAFPAEIESNTRVAGEKAPAGNNGALTIPANISGNPAVSVPAGLVDGRPVGVQLIGRQHADRMVLDLAAAWERLAPWPLVAP; encoded by the coding sequence GTGACCTGGCAGGGCGACGTCGTCTCGCTGGTCGAGGCCTTCCGGAACGGTGGCCGCTCACCGGTCGACGAGGCCGAGGCGACGCTGGCCGCGATAGAGGCCAGTGACCTGAACGCCTTCTCGTTCGTCGACGCCGACGGGGTGATGGAGCGGGCCGCCACCGCCGACGTCTCGCTGCCGCTGGGCGGCGTGCCGATCGGGGTGAAGGAACTGCACCAGGTCGCAGGCTGGCCCGACACCGACGCCTCCCTGCTGTTCGCGGAGCGCTACGCCGACCACGACACCACCATGGTCGCCCGCCTCAGGGCTGCCGGCGCCAACCTCGTCGGCCTGACCACGGCCAGCGAGTTCGGCGGGCTGAACTGCTCCACCACGAAGCTGAACGGCATAACCCGCAACCCGTGGGACCGTGCCGCCACGCCGGGCGGGTCCTCGGGAGGCAGCGCTGCAGCGGTCGCCGGCGGGCTGGTGCCCATCGCCACGGGCGGTGACGGCGGCGGGTCGATCCGGATCCCGGCGGGCTTCTGCGGCCTGGTCGGGATGAAGGGGACCGCCGGGCGGATCCCCCGTGGGCCGCACACCACCATCGGCCCGATGACGGTCGTCTCAGGCTGCCTGGCCCGCTCGGTTCGCGACGCCGCCCGCTGGTACGACGTGTGCGCCGGGTTCGACCCCCGCGACCCCTACAGCCTCCCCGCCGAGAACGACTGGGAGGCGGGCCTCGACTCGACCGACCTACGCGGTCTGCGGGCCGTCATCTCGCCCGACCTGGGCTCGGCGATCATCAGCGACACCGTGCGGGCCCGGGTGCAGGAGTCAGGCGAGGCGCTGGCAGCCTCCACCGGGCTGGACCTCGTCGACGTCGAGGTGTCCCTGCCGTCGATCACCTGGGAGTGGGCCGTTGCCAACCAGGTCGGCCTGGTCCGGGAGGTAGGCGACCTGTGGCCGGACTGCGAGGAGCAGATGACGAAGTCCATGGCCTTCGGTGTCCGGATGGGCATCGAGCGGTTCGACATCGAGGTGGCAGGCCGGGTCGAGGCGGCCCGCACAGAGGCCAACCGGCGCATGGCCGACCTGTTCGACTCCGTCGACGTGGTGATCTGCGCCTCGAACCCCGACGTGGCCTTCCCGGCCGAGATCGAGTCCAACACCCGGGTGGCGGGGGAGAAGGCACCGGCCGGCAACAACGGGGCGCTCACGATTCCGGCCAACATCTCGGGCAACCCGGCTGTGTCGGTGCCAGCCGGCCTGGTGGACGGCCGACCGGTCGGAGTGCAGCTAATCGGCCGCCAGCACGCCGACCGCATGGTTCTGGACCTGGCCGCGGCATGGGAGCGACTCGCCCCCTGGCCGTTGGTGGCGCCCTGA
- a CDS encoding PEP-utilizing enzyme: MVAEFVAPGPGHWQLDRSHFTGGTTPIMRWLLPEAVESAYREQWPLLGIPAETLSVAFVEGFMYTRLRPLIRADRPSAKAPPTVLLKVASRLHPEFRRRTRAASRTLEASPAPAVIEEWHASIRPDLVARNLALQGVDLGALDDPGLADHVDRVLAHLRSSFEEHFRLHGYDLGPIGLLLVAGAEWGLASAELLTALAGASPSTVEPREALARIRAAVARSGVVPTSLAEVAAASSEAADELHAYLRLRGSVLYAGYDLDSPTLGEAPDVILASILNASPTGPDPGVADRAATALRGQVPDADRTRFDGLLADARDAMDLRDDNGPITAEWPCGLLRLAMLEAGRRLAASGRLGDPSHVFELDRHELPAVIAGSSEPAAGDLATRAADRAHQKALDPPATLGEPEAQPPLDALPAPLATTVSLVLTVIAELGMGDQEAPVVDGPRLVGTGIGSAPITGVARVAENAEEAFDRLVPGEILVTRTTSPAYNMVLTLVGGLVTAEGGPMSHAAVLSRELGIPAVVGAPDAMRLIADGDLVEVDPVAGRVQVVGGGHPAG, translated from the coding sequence ATGGTTGCGGAGTTCGTGGCGCCCGGGCCCGGGCACTGGCAGCTGGACCGCTCCCACTTCACGGGTGGCACGACGCCGATCATGCGGTGGCTGCTTCCCGAGGCGGTGGAGTCGGCCTACCGGGAGCAGTGGCCGCTGTTGGGCATCCCGGCCGAGACGCTGTCCGTGGCGTTCGTCGAGGGCTTCATGTACACGCGGCTACGACCCCTCATCCGGGCCGACCGGCCGTCGGCCAAGGCCCCGCCCACCGTGCTCCTGAAGGTCGCCTCCCGGCTGCACCCGGAGTTCCGGCGTCGCACCCGGGCCGCCAGTCGGACCCTCGAGGCGTCACCCGCTCCGGCGGTCATCGAGGAGTGGCACGCCTCGATCCGACCGGACCTCGTGGCCCGGAACCTGGCCCTCCAGGGCGTCGACCTGGGAGCGCTGGACGATCCGGGCCTGGCCGATCACGTCGACAGGGTCCTGGCCCACCTCCGCTCCAGCTTCGAGGAGCACTTCCGCCTCCACGGCTACGACCTAGGGCCCATAGGCCTGCTGCTCGTGGCCGGTGCCGAATGGGGCCTGGCGAGCGCGGAGTTGCTCACGGCGCTGGCTGGGGCGTCGCCGTCGACCGTCGAGCCGCGTGAAGCGCTGGCCCGGATCAGGGCTGCGGTCGCCCGATCGGGTGTGGTGCCTACGAGCCTCGCGGAGGTGGCCGCCGCCTCGTCTGAAGCGGCCGACGAGCTGCACGCCTACCTGCGGCTACGCGGTTCGGTGCTTTACGCCGGCTACGACCTGGATTCTCCGACGCTGGGCGAGGCACCAGATGTGATCCTGGCCAGCATCCTGAACGCCAGCCCCACCGGCCCAGATCCCGGTGTCGCGGACAGGGCTGCCACAGCACTCCGCGGGCAGGTCCCGGATGCCGACCGCACCCGGTTCGACGGCCTGTTGGCCGATGCGCGCGATGCCATGGACCTGCGCGACGACAACGGTCCGATCACCGCGGAGTGGCCGTGCGGCCTGCTGCGCCTGGCGATGCTGGAGGCCGGTCGCCGCCTTGCCGCGTCGGGGCGCCTGGGTGATCCCTCTCACGTGTTCGAGCTGGACCGCCACGAGCTGCCCGCTGTCATCGCCGGATCGTCGGAACCCGCTGCCGGCGACCTGGCTACCCGTGCTGCGGACCGGGCACACCAGAAGGCCCTGGATCCACCGGCGACGCTGGGAGAGCCCGAGGCGCAGCCACCGCTGGATGCGCTGCCGGCGCCGCTGGCCACGACCGTGTCGCTCGTCCTGACCGTGATCGCCGAACTCGGCATGGGCGACCAGGAGGCACCGGTGGTCGATGGCCCCCGCCTGGTCGGGACGGGTATCGGCAGCGCTCCGATAACCGGTGTGGCTCGTGTCGCTGAGAACGCCGAGGAGGCCTTCGACCGCCTGGTACCCGGCGAGATCCTGGTCACCCGCACCACGTCACCGGCCTACAACATGGTCCTCACGCTGGTGGGTGGGCTCGTGACCGCCGAGGGCGGGCCCATGTCGCACGCCGCGGTGCTGTCACGGGAGCTCGGCATCCCGGCGGTCGTCGGAGCGCCGGACGCCATGCGCCTGATCGCCGACGGCGACCTCGTCGAGGTGGACCCGGTCGCCGGACGGGTGCAGGTGGTAGGCGGGGGTCACCCGGCCGGGTAA
- a CDS encoding LysM peptidoglycan-binding domain-containing protein, with protein sequence MRRPAQSTTVRVLVPALAFALLATACGGTDEAAEPTTTTVLELFGDTSTTTTIGGLVVPGWTPTELPDLWTAVDECVDLTEVGAEPLPDEGPRTVTVESGDSLGKIAKRFDRTVDQFMRANGISDPNLLRVGQVLVVPRQQAETEVEVTEGPTVLVEPVYCEIDTGVPAFGPNGTQVGGPGIIEVFADWKRIEGPREAPRVNGRLRGLMISSVRTFVDDVVPLIERHGYPCRDGTNSRCVWLQHRWEVLLATDDHLSVRDTVRRLLPGAVAVESEVRSETFDLATGLPLLVEDLFEPGTDWLAALSTAAVERLADQPWTDERRVVGAGPEMANFERFNLTPGGLVLAFAPGTIGGSGSHTVSITIPYRVLNGYWLPGGPVSRLD encoded by the coding sequence ATGCGACGTCCCGCGCAGTCGACAACCGTTCGGGTACTGGTGCCGGCCCTGGCATTCGCCCTACTGGCGACGGCTTGCGGTGGCACCGACGAGGCCGCCGAGCCGACCACTACGACCGTCCTGGAACTCTTCGGCGACACGTCGACGACCACCACGATCGGAGGCCTCGTCGTCCCCGGGTGGACGCCCACCGAGCTTCCGGACCTGTGGACAGCGGTGGACGAGTGCGTGGACCTCACCGAGGTCGGCGCCGAGCCGCTGCCCGACGAGGGGCCACGGACGGTCACCGTGGAGTCGGGCGACTCCCTCGGGAAAATCGCAAAGCGCTTCGACCGCACGGTCGACCAGTTCATGCGGGCCAACGGGATCAGCGACCCGAACCTCCTGAGGGTCGGGCAGGTCCTCGTCGTCCCCCGACAGCAGGCCGAAACCGAGGTCGAGGTCACGGAGGGCCCGACCGTCCTCGTGGAGCCCGTCTACTGCGAAATCGACACCGGCGTTCCGGCATTCGGGCCCAATGGCACGCAGGTCGGCGGGCCGGGGATCATCGAGGTGTTCGCCGACTGGAAGCGCATCGAGGGCCCCCGCGAGGCCCCCAGGGTCAACGGTCGGCTCCGGGGCCTGATGATCTCGTCGGTGCGCACCTTCGTAGACGACGTGGTCCCGCTGATCGAACGGCACGGCTACCCGTGCCGGGACGGGACCAACAGCCGGTGCGTATGGCTGCAGCACCGGTGGGAGGTGCTGCTGGCCACCGACGACCACCTCAGCGTGCGTGACACCGTGCGCCGCCTTCTGCCCGGCGCCGTCGCAGTGGAGTCCGAGGTCCGGTCCGAGACGTTCGACCTCGCCACCGGGCTTCCGCTGCTGGTCGAGGACCTCTTCGAACCGGGGACCGACTGGCTTGCGGCACTGTCCACCGCCGCCGTGGAGCGCCTCGCCGACCAGCCGTGGACCGACGAACGGCGGGTCGTCGGCGCAGGACCCGAGATGGCGAACTTCGAGCGCTTCAACCTCACCCCGGGTGGCCTCGTGCTGGCCTTCGCCCCGGGGACGATCGGCGGGTCGGGCAGCCACACCGTCTCCATCACCATCCCGTACCGGGTGCTGAACGGCTACTGGCTACCTGGCGGCCCGGTGTCACGCCTGGACTGA
- a CDS encoding nitroreductase family protein: MDLHEAMRTTFACREFTDDPVSDEQLHRILDAARFAPSGGNRQGGHVVVVRDRELRQRLGELCGPTLRLYAAQVAAGESPYNSVVPSTVDVDRALDTPTDWFAMFDNLGDVPVVLVVSVDLAVVASMDKDLDRVGLVTGASIYPLVWNILLAARAEGLGGVVTTAVVPAEDEVRRLLDLPDTHAVAALIPLGVPVRQLTRLKRRPVEDFTTVDRFDGPPLARGGADEG, translated from the coding sequence ATGGACCTCCACGAAGCCATGCGCACTACCTTCGCCTGCCGGGAGTTCACCGACGACCCGGTCTCCGACGAGCAACTGCACCGCATCCTGGATGCGGCCCGCTTCGCCCCCTCGGGTGGCAACCGCCAGGGCGGTCACGTGGTGGTGGTACGGGACCGCGAGCTGCGTCAGCGGCTCGGCGAACTGTGTGGCCCCACGCTCCGCCTGTACGCCGCCCAGGTCGCGGCCGGCGAGTCCCCGTACAACTCGGTGGTGCCGTCCACCGTCGACGTGGACCGGGCCCTGGACACCCCGACCGATTGGTTCGCCATGTTCGACAACCTGGGGGACGTCCCGGTGGTGCTCGTGGTCAGCGTGGACCTGGCCGTCGTGGCCTCCATGGACAAGGACCTCGACCGTGTCGGCCTCGTCACCGGCGCATCGATCTACCCCCTGGTCTGGAACATCCTGCTGGCGGCCCGTGCCGAAGGCCTGGGCGGAGTGGTGACCACGGCGGTTGTCCCGGCCGAGGACGAGGTCCGGCGCCTTCTGGACCTTCCCGACACCCACGCCGTGGCCGCCCTCATACCGCTCGGGGTGCCGGTACGGCAGCTGACCCGCCTCAAGCGTCGGCCGGTGGAGGACTTCACGACCGTCGACCGCTTCGACGGTCCGCCCCTGGCCCGCGGGGGCGCCGACGAGGGTTGA
- a CDS encoding LLM class F420-dependent oxidoreductase codes for MDLGLTLHLTDRSIDIRGLAVEAEQRGFSSIWIPEHTHIPTSRATPPPGGGSELDDEYPRSPDPWVSLAAAAAVTDRIRLGSGVALVAQHDPIVLAKVVASVDALSAGRVAMGVGYGWNREEMAHHGVEYATRRDRVREHVLAMKALWSDDEAEFHGDFVDFSPSWSWPKPVQRPGPPVFVGGSAGPRLLDHVAEFADGWLPIGGAGIRGALDELRNACDRHGRDADDLAIIPFGTIPDEGKLAYYADLGIDEAVLRLPSAGRDDVLAVLDDYTRFLA; via the coding sequence ATGGACCTCGGCCTGACCCTCCACCTGACCGACAGGTCGATTGACATCCGCGGGTTGGCGGTCGAGGCCGAGCAGCGGGGCTTCTCGTCCATCTGGATTCCCGAGCACACCCACATCCCGACCAGCCGGGCCACCCCGCCACCCGGGGGTGGCAGCGAGTTGGACGACGAGTACCCGCGTTCTCCGGATCCGTGGGTCTCGCTGGCGGCCGCCGCCGCGGTCACCGACCGGATCCGCCTGGGCTCCGGGGTGGCCCTCGTGGCCCAGCACGACCCGATAGTCCTGGCCAAGGTGGTGGCCAGCGTGGACGCCCTCTCGGCCGGTCGGGTCGCCATGGGGGTCGGCTACGGCTGGAACCGGGAGGAGATGGCCCACCACGGGGTCGAATACGCCACCCGCCGGGACCGCGTACGCGAACACGTCCTGGCGATGAAGGCCCTGTGGTCCGACGACGAGGCCGAGTTCCACGGCGACTTCGTGGACTTCTCGCCCAGCTGGTCGTGGCCCAAGCCGGTACAGCGCCCCGGCCCGCCTGTATTCGTGGGTGGGTCCGCCGGCCCACGGCTCCTGGACCACGTGGCGGAGTTTGCCGACGGTTGGCTGCCCATAGGCGGAGCCGGAATCCGAGGGGCGCTTGACGAACTCCGGAACGCCTGCGACCGCCACGGCCGCGACGCCGACGACCTGGCGATCATCCCGTTCGGCACGATCCCAGACGAGGGAAAGCTGGCCTACTACGCCGACCTCGGCATCGACGAGGCGGTCCTGCGGCTCCCGTCGGCCGGCCGCGACGACGTCCTCGCCGTCCTGGACGACTACACGCGGTTCCTCGCCTGA
- a CDS encoding amidohydrolase family protein, with translation MAHDLIIRGGTVVDGTGVPPRTADVAIEGDRIVEIGRVDGSALREVDADGLVVTPGFVDIHTHLDAQLAWDPIGSSACWHGVTSVVLGNCGVTFAPVAPGGREVLAAMMESVEDIPAASILAGLSWNWESYGDYLEELDGLPKGLNVGGMVGHCAVRLAAMGERGMDEMPAGADDMAAMAAMVDEALSAGALGFSTSRTLLHRVPDGRNVPGTFAAPEELLAFADVLRARGGIFEAAPAYIRFEGSSGDPVRDEVAMYGDISRAGDCDVSIGLTQVDAAPDLHLRVLAAVEAENGAGARIRPQTTSRQVGVLFGLTGRTPFDRRESWRDLGHLPLAARIASLADPSSRGTLLAEAEQSIASGQIDWTGFFPLPDSPVSHDFEPRDSVAAIASRRGVTVAEAFIDLACEMDGRRIFSWPILNQDMDEVLGMLNRDYVTLGLADAGAHATQIMDASQPTFLLTHWVRDRGAFTLEEAVRRLTSDTADLFGVAGRGRLEPGAFADVNVIDMDGLALGYPEMVADFPGGASRWTQGADGYHYTVVNGEVFMESGEHTGVLSGQMVRL, from the coding sequence ATGGCTCACGATTTGATCATCCGCGGTGGCACGGTCGTGGACGGCACCGGCGTCCCGCCCCGGACCGCCGACGTTGCCATCGAGGGTGACCGTATTGTCGAGATTGGACGAGTCGACGGGTCGGCACTGCGCGAGGTCGACGCCGACGGACTGGTGGTGACCCCCGGCTTCGTCGACATCCACACGCATCTGGACGCCCAGCTGGCATGGGACCCGATCGGAAGTTCCGCCTGCTGGCACGGTGTCACCTCGGTGGTGCTCGGCAACTGCGGCGTCACGTTCGCGCCGGTGGCGCCGGGTGGCCGTGAGGTCCTGGCAGCGATGATGGAATCGGTCGAGGACATTCCGGCGGCGAGCATCCTCGCAGGCCTGTCTTGGAACTGGGAGTCCTACGGCGACTACCTGGAGGAGTTGGATGGCCTCCCCAAGGGTCTGAACGTGGGCGGCATGGTCGGACACTGCGCCGTCCGCCTGGCGGCCATGGGCGAGCGCGGGATGGACGAGATGCCCGCCGGGGCCGACGACATGGCCGCCATGGCGGCCATGGTCGATGAGGCGCTCTCTGCCGGAGCGCTGGGCTTCTCCACGTCGCGGACCCTTCTCCACCGTGTCCCGGACGGTCGCAACGTGCCGGGCACCTTCGCCGCCCCCGAGGAGCTGCTGGCGTTCGCCGACGTGCTGCGAGCCAGGGGCGGAATATTCGAGGCGGCACCCGCGTACATCAGGTTCGAGGGGAGTTCCGGAGATCCGGTCCGCGACGAGGTGGCGATGTACGGCGATATCAGCCGGGCAGGGGATTGCGATGTGTCGATCGGGCTCACACAGGTGGACGCGGCACCCGACCTCCACCTCAGAGTCCTGGCCGCCGTCGAGGCGGAGAACGGTGCCGGCGCCCGGATCCGCCCCCAGACCACGTCGCGCCAGGTGGGCGTACTCTTCGGGCTCACGGGGCGGACGCCGTTCGACCGTCGGGAGTCCTGGCGGGACCTGGGACACCTGCCACTGGCCGCTCGGATCGCCAGCCTGGCCGACCCGTCCTCCCGGGGGACCCTGCTGGCCGAGGCCGAGCAGTCCATAGCGTCAGGGCAGATCGATTGGACCGGGTTCTTCCCGCTTCCCGACTCGCCGGTCTCACACGACTTCGAGCCCCGCGACAGCGTGGCGGCCATCGCATCCCGGCGGGGCGTGACGGTCGCCGAGGCGTTCATCGACCTGGCTTGTGAGATGGACGGTCGGCGGATCTTCAGCTGGCCGATCCTGAACCAGGACATGGACGAGGTGCTCGGGATGTTGAACCGCGACTACGTGACCCTGGGCCTGGCCGACGCCGGTGCCCATGCCACCCAGATCATGGATGCCAGCCAGCCCACGTTCCTCCTTACCCACTGGGTCAGGGACCGTGGCGCTTTCACCCTCGAGGAGGCGGTCCGGCGGCTCACCTCCGACACGGCCGACCTGTTTGGGGTCGCGGGACGGGGACGGCTCGAGCCCGGTGCCTTCGCTGACGTCAACGTGATCGACATGGACGGCCTGGCCCTCGGATACCCGGAGATGGTTGCCGACTTCCCGGGTGGTGCCTCCCGCTGGACCCAGGGCGCCGACGGCTACCACTACACGGTGGTCAACGGCGAGGTGTTCATGGAGTCGGGTGAGCACACGGGCGTGCTCTCCGGCCAGATGGTTCGACTCTGA
- a CDS encoding PEP-utilizing enzyme, whose translation MSESTDRLDLTLVDFGLGSYVHGVASRRFPVYTRGNAGEVYPQPVFPLSAGMATAFGGDPARDVLSATGMLTASESKEAGDVFMGVFGGYMYLNLSVPRVLAIRTPGTTPLEADATFLGSEALAPPHVPCRGDRNLRATLRGLRYGWGILATSDLPDLDAGILEVDRWRAGLPDVATATDEELAAAAVEVLPMLSRLFTVHLVITGGAGIGLDVLRQMCRRRLGDPSRALALLGGLGGVDSADPAFDLWELSRMVRSDPRLGALFDSGVSGLAGRLATDAWAGDFLSAFGAFLGTHGARGPNEWEMACDVWGTDPSLPLAIIERMRHAGDDHDPEVRAAARAAEREAATIDVRRRIRSTDRWMFDRALRCAVLNTRGRERCKTLMVGAIHDGRLRMRELGRRLAGRTDDGRPDDLWYVTLDEFADYRRDPGAFAGVVAERRAIRDRLLELEPPFTFDGVLPPVDTWRRRDAATGPVAGVGSVLTGLAGCPGVVRGRARIVVDPSEPGDLGPGDVLVAPLTDPSWTPLFVPVEAVVVDVGGQMSHAVIVSRELGLPCVVAVTGATASIPDGALVEVDGAAGTVTVVAAPGMVRP comes from the coding sequence TTGTCTGAATCGACAGACCGGCTGGACCTGACGCTGGTCGACTTCGGCCTGGGGTCGTACGTTCACGGCGTTGCGAGCCGACGCTTTCCGGTCTACACCCGGGGCAACGCCGGGGAGGTCTACCCGCAGCCGGTGTTCCCCCTGTCGGCCGGCATGGCCACCGCCTTCGGTGGGGATCCGGCCCGGGACGTCCTGTCTGCCACCGGGATGCTCACCGCCAGTGAGTCCAAGGAGGCGGGCGACGTGTTCATGGGGGTGTTCGGCGGATACATGTACCTCAACCTCTCCGTGCCCCGGGTGCTGGCCATCCGTACGCCGGGTACGACGCCGCTGGAGGCCGACGCAACCTTCCTGGGATCCGAGGCACTCGCGCCACCCCACGTCCCGTGCCGTGGGGATCGGAACCTGCGGGCGACGCTGCGCGGCCTCCGGTACGGGTGGGGGATACTTGCGACGTCGGACCTTCCCGACCTGGACGCAGGGATCCTGGAGGTGGACCGGTGGCGGGCCGGCCTGCCCGACGTGGCGACGGCCACCGACGAGGAGTTGGCCGCCGCGGCGGTCGAGGTGCTCCCCATGCTGAGCCGTCTCTTCACCGTCCACCTGGTGATCACCGGCGGTGCGGGCATCGGCTTGGACGTCCTGCGGCAGATGTGCCGGCGCCGCCTGGGCGACCCCTCCCGGGCGTTGGCCCTCCTGGGCGGCCTGGGTGGGGTGGATTCCGCCGACCCGGCCTTCGACCTCTGGGAGCTGAGCCGCATGGTGCGGTCCGACCCACGGCTCGGGGCACTTTTCGACAGCGGGGTGTCCGGCCTGGCCGGGCGGTTGGCCACCGATGCCTGGGCCGGAGACTTCCTCTCGGCCTTCGGGGCGTTCCTGGGTACCCATGGCGCCCGGGGGCCCAACGAGTGGGAGATGGCCTGCGACGTGTGGGGTACCGACCCGTCGCTGCCGCTGGCCATCATCGAACGCATGCGCCACGCCGGCGACGACCATGACCCCGAGGTCCGTGCGGCAGCCCGGGCCGCAGAGCGCGAGGCAGCCACAATCGATGTCCGACGCCGTATCCGGTCGACCGACCGGTGGATGTTCGACCGGGCGTTGCGTTGCGCTGTTCTGAACACCCGTGGACGGGAGCGTTGCAAGACGCTCATGGTGGGAGCCATCCACGATGGGCGCCTCCGAATGCGCGAGTTGGGACGACGGCTGGCCGGCCGGACGGACGACGGGCGACCTGACGACCTCTGGTACGTGACCCTCGACGAGTTCGCCGACTACCGGCGGGACCCCGGAGCCTTCGCCGGGGTGGTCGCCGAACGTCGGGCCATCCGCGACCGGCTCCTCGAACTCGAGCCGCCGTTCACTTTCGACGGTGTGCTGCCCCCGGTGGACACCTGGCGGCGCCGGGACGCCGCGACCGGGCCGGTCGCAGGTGTCGGATCGGTCCTGACAGGCCTGGCCGGTTGCCCCGGGGTGGTGCGTGGCCGGGCCCGCATCGTCGTCGACCCGTCGGAGCCGGGCGACCTGGGGCCCGGGGACGTGCTGGTGGCGCCCCTCACCGATCCCAGTTGGACGCCGTTGTTCGTGCCGGTCGAGGCGGTGGTGGTCGACGTGGGCGGCCAGATGAGCCACGCGGTGATCGTGTCGCGCGAGCTCGGCCTGCCGTGCGTGGTGGCCGTCACCGGCGCCACGGCTTCCATTCCGGACGGGGCGCTGGTCGAGGTCGACGGTGCGGCCGGCACGGTGACGGTGGTGGCCGCCCCGGGGATGGTTCGGCCGTGA